The proteins below come from a single Mus musculus strain C57BL/6J chromosome 5, GRCm38.p6 C57BL/6J genomic window:
- the Fam220a gene encoding protein FAM220A, with protein MKAGRGTLGVCLAKQSQGGDPDKLACGLKKRSQKRNPSPSVVPSWTDQPVADSHGKSRATGAAASEMKHGQSKASLLHHGGFKVLQSLKGSVGRSSAPAASLGKAVALSPAPSEEQLAGMSHGIGDALGSDWPGREPRATDNRGQYLKGESWVSGRPGHPKLREVGFLRGEPPSAGPKGLGTWSELSHRYFELGQLPYAYPYYKVLPEGELRCVSLDRFNPGLSEETVEDEKTLKFFRWSADSRGVTGSAIFQISKSLMP; from the coding sequence ATGAAGGCTGGGAGAGGGACCCTGGGTGTCTGCCTGGCCAAACAGTCACAAGGAGGTGACCCGGACAAACTAGCATGTGGCCTTAAgaaaagaagtcagaagaggaaccCCAGCCCATCAGTTGTGCCTTCTTGGACAGACCAGCCTGTAGCAGATAGCCATGGAAAGTCACGGGCCACGGGGGCAGCAGCCTCAGAAATGAAGCATGGTCAGAGCAAGGCCAGCCTCCTGCATCATGGTGGCTTCAAagtgcttcagtctctgaaggGATCAGTGGGGAGGAGTTCAGCCCCAGCAGCCTCCCTCGGCAAGGCTGTGGCTCTGTCCCCTGCTCCTTCAGAAGAGCAACTAGCCGGGATGTCCCATGGCATCGGGGATGCACTAGGAAGTGACTGGCCAGGAAGAGAGCCCAGAGCCACAGACAACCGTGGACAGTACCTCAAAGGAGAGTCCTGGGTGTCAGGACGGCCAGGCCATCCAAAACTGAGGGAAGTGGGATTCCTAAGAGGTGAACCACCAAGTGCTGGCCCCAAGGGGCTAGGCACCTGGTCAGAACTGTCTCACCGATACTTTGAGCTGGGCCAGCTGCCATATGCTTACCCCTATTATAAAGTTCTCCCAGAAGGCGAGCTGAGGTGTGTGTCCCTTGACCGTTTCAATCCCGGGCTTTCAGAGGAAACAGTAGAAGATGAGAAAACTCTCAAGTTCTTCAGATGGTCCGCAGATAGTCGTGGGGTCACTGGCTCTGCAATCTTCCAGATTAGCAAGTCTCTGATGCCATAG